A single uncultured Acetobacterium sp. DNA region contains:
- a CDS encoding DUF6442 family protein, whose translation MGSKKSSKPVNSGQSKTENITPGKDKAQQYVEMGVCGLLFAFMLYNFFKGLPIYDLLAVFWLFWGLNNLLMHRATKTAQTKVSAILGIAAGALFTAAYLVQTW comes from the coding sequence ATGGGATCAAAAAAATCATCAAAACCTGTCAATTCAGGTCAATCTAAAACAGAGAATATTACCCCTGGCAAAGATAAAGCCCAGCAATACGTAGAAATGGGTGTCTGCGGTTTATTATTCGCCTTTATGCTTTATAATTTCTTCAAGGGTCTGCCAATTTACGATCTACTTGCCGTCTTCTGGTTATTTTGGGGATTGAACAATCTGCTTATGCATCGTGCGACCAAAACAGCTCAAACCAAAGTCTCGGCAATTTTGGGAATTGCGGCTGGTGCCCTTTTCACTGCTGCATATCTGGTTCAAACCTGGTAG
- a CDS encoding DUF4391 domain-containing protein: protein MFDLPETTKVYRSMPKELFYKYLNNSASLKKTFVDEIGSIIWTNTLSPETIAIAAGQDVKKIAIVEIVLKRQAIGPQLMEIVNREMDQHTIFITRYEDWGQYWCCDHQNLKEQLGQFYCQNYYQSNWMIAKELSLRIEGENLDQVYANFFMQITGKPLPEKHWPVKTERSEQVVKVEPTDDQQKLKELEVTIKELEDQINKEVEFGHQLKLTSELEKAKNERQRLGTPRSGHIELVRLDSKEDDQNTAKTIRPFFPNMATKMKEWSEN, encoded by the coding sequence ATGTTTGATTTGCCGGAAACCACCAAAGTCTACAGGTCCATGCCCAAAGAGCTATTTTATAAGTATTTAAATAACAGCGCCTCTTTAAAAAAGACATTTGTTGATGAGATCGGAAGCATTATCTGGACTAACACCCTTTCGCCGGAAACAATCGCCATTGCAGCTGGGCAGGATGTTAAAAAAATTGCCATTGTTGAGATTGTTTTAAAGCGACAGGCGATTGGACCTCAACTCATGGAAATTGTTAATCGTGAAATGGATCAACATACCATATTCATCACTCGCTATGAAGATTGGGGACAATACTGGTGCTGTGATCATCAGAATTTGAAAGAACAGCTGGGACAGTTTTACTGTCAGAATTATTACCAGTCCAACTGGATGATTGCAAAAGAACTATCATTGCGGATTGAAGGCGAAAACCTGGACCAGGTTTATGCAAACTTTTTTATGCAGATTACCGGAAAACCCCTGCCAGAGAAACACTGGCCGGTTAAAACTGAAAGGTCCGAACAAGTGGTTAAGGTGGAACCAACGGATGATCAGCAAAAGTTGAAAGAATTGGAAGTTACGATTAAAGAACTTGAAGATCAGATCAATAAAGAAGTTGAGTTTGGACATCAACTAAAGTTAACATCGGAACTGGAAAAAGCGAAAAATGAAAGGCAGCGCCTGGGAACCCCTCGATCTGGTCATATAGAACTCGTCCGATTAGACAGTAAGGAAGATGACCAGAATACCGCTAAAACCATCCGGCCTTTTTTTCCCAATATGGCTACCAAAATGAAGGAGTGGTCAGAAAACTGA
- a CDS encoding ABC transporter permease, whose amino-acid sequence MNTNFMNTAFMNTVFGLSLKAAAREPFLLFWSIIMPIGGTIGLGLLINQPGYSVQITTGMMAMGILFYAFTTTVFSVLAQRKRGVYKLLRVTPMPLWRYILSVSSAWILISLLCGMLVLSVGAIVFGFSLSPLAVMMIGLVCILGACGYVFFSFFISGLCKSESQASIATNLITLPFLLCSSAFYSLDGAPQWIQSLSYFNPFQWFVSGLRSGCSLDASGWLASVGVLLIILIVSLFLAVKSLGFKEI is encoded by the coding sequence ATGAACACGAATTTTATGAATACTGCCTTTATGAATACCGTTTTCGGCCTTTCACTAAAAGCTGCCGCCCGGGAGCCATTTCTGCTGTTCTGGTCGATTATCATGCCGATTGGCGGAACCATTGGTCTGGGACTGTTGATTAATCAGCCGGGCTACAGCGTCCAGATCACCACCGGCATGATGGCCATGGGGATTTTGTTTTATGCCTTCACCACCACTGTTTTTTCGGTTCTGGCTCAGCGAAAACGGGGGGTCTACAAACTTTTAAGGGTAACCCCAATGCCCTTATGGCGGTACATTCTCAGTGTTTCATCGGCCTGGATTCTGATCTCGCTGTTATGTGGGATGCTGGTGCTGTCGGTGGGTGCCATTGTTTTTGGTTTTAGTTTATCGCCCCTCGCGGTGATGATGATCGGGCTGGTTTGTATCCTGGGAGCCTGCGGCTATGTGTTTTTTAGTTTCTTTATCTCCGGCTTATGCAAATCCGAATCTCAGGCCAGCATTGCCACCAACCTGATTACGCTGCCCTTTCTTTTGTGCAGCAGTGCCTTTTATTCATTGGACGGGGCGCCTCAATGGATTCAGAGTCTCAGTTATTTCAATCCTTTCCAATGGTTTGTCAGCGGGTTGCGCAGTGGCTGTTCTTTAGATGCATCGGGATGGCTTGCCAGTGTGGGGGTATTGCTGATTATCCTTATTGTCAGCCTGTTCCTGGCGGTAAAGTCACTGGGTTTTAAGGAAATCTAA
- a CDS encoding DUF4391 domain-containing protein — MIDLLSSTNVYRQMPKELFYKYLNCADTLKKKFTDDIESIIWVNRLSPDTLSVWPGKVLSEIAVVEIVLKRQAISQDLIEIINRETNQYTVFVIRYEEWGQIWCGNNESDNHSADKLRFDTYYQTNWQSYSDLELKVEGWDLDHIYESILMQVAGKAIAIENGSISRETVTKKQKQDEHDDIKNKEAAIKKLQTQIDHEKMFSKQLKLMGELKKAKEELKKISASPLTPNENQQPAERQAPANNIENIRAFFPNVFINMKDGAGNRFDARSF; from the coding sequence ATGATAGACTTACTAAGCAGCACCAACGTATACCGACAAATGCCCAAAGAATTGTTTTACAAATATTTAAACTGTGCCGATACGTTAAAAAAGAAGTTCACTGACGATATCGAAAGCATTATCTGGGTGAATCGATTATCACCCGATACCTTGTCTGTCTGGCCAGGAAAAGTTCTCTCTGAAATTGCAGTGGTGGAAATTGTTTTGAAACGACAGGCAATCAGCCAGGATTTGATTGAAATTATCAACCGGGAAACCAACCAATATACGGTTTTTGTGATCCGCTATGAAGAATGGGGTCAAATTTGGTGTGGGAACAATGAATCCGACAATCATTCGGCCGATAAATTACGATTTGATACCTACTATCAAACCAATTGGCAATCCTATTCGGATCTCGAACTGAAGGTGGAAGGCTGGGACCTGGATCATATCTACGAAAGCATTTTAATGCAGGTCGCCGGAAAAGCTATCGCCATCGAAAATGGCAGTATTTCCAGAGAAACGGTCACTAAAAAACAAAAACAGGATGAGCATGACGATATCAAAAACAAAGAAGCGGCCATCAAGAAATTGCAAACCCAGATCGATCATGAAAAAATGTTCAGCAAACAATTAAAACTCATGGGTGAACTAAAAAAGGCCAAAGAAGAATTAAAAAAGATAAGCGCATCACCATTAACCCCAAATGAAAACCAACAACCGGCAGAAAGACAAGCGCCTGCCAATAATATTGAAAACATCCGAGCCTTTTTTCCCAATGTTTTTATAAACATGAAAGACGGTGCCGGAAACCGATTTGATGCGAGATCATTCTAA